The following are encoded in a window of Actinomycetota bacterium genomic DNA:
- a CDS encoding anthranilate synthase component I family protein, translating to MGHDAHLVVHVRRGDGRAHEALDVDAEEHGRRHDGLLGLPCLGLGRHVAAHGLGLREGAHEVLGVLLAHERAGLHRRPAEEHDDGRGDLVGGRPLLALGDVDLHVDRGGLERGGLEGDGVAHVGKPLVVVWHRRAVASRSMPQARIVSRTDAPVAIPLASRVSPDALLAAVLHLDSPALVRHLGRTIVAACPDEVATGASVWDALRRPAAMAATAADPMAGGWIGLLADRLAGTVELLPGSPPDEAGPAAGAIARYPAVIVIDDGGRATLVARRPGPEADALMEAVHSRAGALPRVPPPGSDVRSSLPGAMYEAAVDRARELIRAGDVYQVNIVQRLDAEWTAGPAALARALWGAAGPAPHRAYIDMPEGTVISASPERMVASDGLIAWSEPVKGTAAPGDFLALTTSTKDRAEHVMIVDLVRNDLGRVAEPGGVSVPSLMGPLVTAYADHMVSRVSARLRPDVGPADVLRAGFPAGSVTGAPKVRALEVIREIEPVGRGPAFGSVVAVGTDGSLDASVTIRTAWVPRGVPRAQYWSGGAIVWDSHPVAEREEAWRKAAPFLAAIGSTAP from the coding sequence ATGGGGCACGATGCCCACCTCGTCGTTCATGTGCGGCGGGGTGACGGCCGCGCCCACGAGGCTCTCGACGTTGACGCCGAAGAGCATGGCCGCCGGCATGACGGTCTCCTCGGGCTCCCATGCCTGGGCCTCGGGCGGCATGTCGCCGCGCATGGGCTCGGCCTGCGTGAAGGCGCCCATGAGGTTCTCGGCGTCCTGCTGGCTCACGAACGCGCTGGCCTGCACCGACGGCCCGCCGAGGAACACGATGATGGCCGAGGGGATCTGGTCGGGGGTCGGCCCCTCCTCGCCCTCGGGGACGTCGATCTGCACGTCGACCGGGGCGGCCTGGAACGCGGTGGCCTGGAAGGCGATGGTGTGGCGCACGTGGGGAAACCTCTCGTCGTTGTATGGCATCGCCGTGCTGTAGCGTCGCGGTCGATGCCCCAAGCGCGCATTGTCTCACGCACGGACGCACCGGTGGCGATCCCGCTCGCCTCGCGGGTCTCCCCCGATGCCCTGCTGGCCGCGGTGCTGCACCTCGACTCCCCCGCGCTGGTGCGCCACCTGGGCCGCACGATCGTGGCCGCGTGCCCTGATGAGGTGGCCACGGGGGCGTCGGTGTGGGATGCGCTGCGCCGGCCAGCCGCCATGGCGGCGACCGCCGCCGACCCCATGGCGGGGGGATGGATCGGACTTCTGGCCGACCGTCTTGCAGGCACCGTGGAGCTCCTGCCGGGATCCCCGCCCGACGAGGCCGGGCCCGCCGCCGGGGCGATCGCGCGCTACCCGGCGGTGATCGTGATCGACGATGGCGGCCGCGCCACGCTGGTGGCCAGGCGCCCCGGGCCCGAGGCCGACGCCCTGATGGAGGCCGTGCATTCCCGTGCCGGGGCCCTGCCGCGCGTGCCGCCCCCCGGCAGCGACGTGCGCTCATCGCTACCCGGTGCCATGTACGAGGCCGCGGTGGATCGCGCGCGCGAGCTGATTCGCGCGGGCGACGTGTACCAGGTGAACATCGTGCAGCGGCTTGACGCCGAGTGGACCGCCGGGCCCGCCGCGCTGGCGCGCGCACTGTGGGGGGCAGCCGGGCCCGCGCCGCACCGCGCCTACATCGACATGCCTGAGGGCACGGTCATCTCGGCGTCGCCCGAGCGCATGGTGGCCAGCGACGGGCTGATCGCATGGAGCGAGCCCGTCAAGGGCACCGCCGCGCCCGGCGACTTCCTGGCGCTCACCACCAGCACCAAGGACCGCGCCGAGCACGTGATGATCGTCGACCTGGTGCGCAACGACCTGGGGCGCGTCGCCGAGCCCGGCGGGGTGTCGGTGCCGAGCCTCATGGGCCCGCTGGTCACCGCGTACGCCGACCACATGGTGAGCCGGGTGAGCGCCCGGCTGCGGCCCGACGTCGGCCCGGCTGACGTGCTGCGCGCGGGGTTCCCGGCGGGGTCGGTCACGGGCGCGCCCAAGGTACGGGCACTCGAGGTGATCCGCGAGATCGAGCCCGTGGGCCGCGGGCCGGCGTTCGGCAGCGTGGTGGCCGTGGGCACCGACGGGTCGCTCGATGCCTCGGTGACCATCCGCACCGCATGGGTGCCCCGGGGCGTGCCGCGTGCCCAGTACTGGTCGGGCGGGGCGATCGTGTGGGACAGCCACCCGGTGGCAGAGCGCGAGGAGGCCTGGCGCAAGGCCGCGCCATTCCTGGCCGCAATCGGATCCACCGCGCCGTGA
- the nrdR gene encoding transcriptional repressor NrdR — translation MICPYCDGSEHRVMESRVPDTKDAIRRRRECQTCGRRFTTYERVEEMPLIVIKSNGDRESFERDKLLSGLQRACHKRPVPTAHLEAAVRDIEVSLRNRLKQEVTSNAIGELALRRLKDVDTVAYVRFASVYRQFEDTDEFAEELHRLEREPPLPRGQRPLDEHMFELLTEPLPVERSPRRRLRALAGGLGVEDDAITPNGLKPEEATDGD, via the coding sequence ATGATCTGCCCGTATTGTGACGGTTCAGAGCATCGCGTGATGGAGTCACGTGTTCCGGACACCAAGGATGCCATTCGCAGGCGCCGGGAGTGCCAGACATGTGGCAGGCGCTTCACAACGTATGAGCGCGTGGAGGAAATGCCACTCATCGTGATCAAGAGCAATGGCGACCGTGAGTCCTTCGAGCGCGACAAGCTGCTGTCCGGGCTGCAGCGGGCGTGCCACAAGCGCCCCGTGCCCACCGCCCACCTGGAGGCCGCCGTGCGCGACATCGAGGTGAGCCTGAGGAACCGCCTGAAGCAGGAGGTCACGAGCAACGCCATCGGCGAGCTCGCGCTGCGCAGGCTGAAGGACGTCGACACGGTGGCCTACGTGCGCTTCGCGAGCGTGTACCGCCAATTCGAGGACACCGACGAGTTCGCGGAGGAGCTGCACCGGCTCGAGCGGGAGCCCCCGCTTCCCCGCGGCCAGCGACCGCTGGACGAGCACATGTTCGAGCTCCTCACCGAGCCCCTCCCCGTGGAGCGCTCCCCGCGCCGCCGCCTTCGGGCGCTGGCAGGTGGGCTCGGCGTTGAGGATGACGCAATCACACCAAATGGATTGAAGCCCGAGGAGGCAACTGATGGCGACTGA
- a CDS encoding vitamin B12-dependent ribonucleotide reductase produces the protein MATEVVGTAPSEKAKPKRGNALGLHRHFTKKGKHPYDLLEWERRSAGISSGDGTSVFEQDNIEVPADWSQLATNVVASKYFRGAMGSPEREYSAKQLIDRVVLTIKAWGMEEGYFNSKDEAEVFEYELAHLLVNQMAAFNSPVWFNVGMRENPQCSACFILSVEDTMDSILSWIGKEGIIFKGGSGSGINLSAIRSSKERLSGGGEASGPVSFMRGADSCAGAIKSGGTTRRAAKMVILNVDHPDIRDFVGCKAEEEKKAWALGEMGYDMGLNGEAWNSIQFQNANNSVRMTDEFMYAYEAGGDWHTTAVTTGEVIETVKARELMKEIAEAAWVCGDPGMQFDTTINRWHTCPVSGRINGSNPCSEYMHLDDSACNLASFNLMKFVDEDGAFRVVDFQQAVDVVITAMDIIVARSGYPTEQIGINARKYRQLGLGYANLGALLMSHGLPYDSEDGREYAAAITALMTGRAYAMSTRLAERMGAFEGYEPNAKAMNGVIRSHRRAAQDIPDGRVRDEAVLAAARDEWDTAVDRGEVFGYRNSQASVLAPTGTIGFMMDCDTTGVEPDIALVKYKRLVGGGVIKMVNNTVPQALEKLGYHEEAIKQIVAFIDEHETIEGAPGLKDEHLAVFDCAFTPANGVRSIHYRGHIKMMGAVQPFISGAISKTVNMPNEATPEDIAAAYVLAWKEGVKALAIYRDGSKRTQPLSTGKESPAEMKAANDAAAAPAKVNRRRLPDERQAITHHFRILDHDGYITVGMYEDGSPGEVFMKMAKQGSTVSGLMDSLAICMSLALQHGVPLSTLANKLSHMRFDPSGFTGNPEIPSAKSIVDYLVRWLSAKFLTEEEKRSVGIITESMRAELEGQVPDGQEPVAIEGSAQGVTVVETAPAEPSQPKAQTSLDVGLAQSAGLSVQLDQDGAICGSCGWTMVRSGSCYKCMNCGSTSGCS, from the coding sequence ATGGCGACTGAGGTCGTCGGCACCGCGCCGAGCGAGAAGGCAAAGCCCAAGCGCGGGAATGCCCTGGGGCTGCACCGTCACTTCACCAAGAAGGGCAAGCACCCCTACGACCTGCTCGAGTGGGAGCGTCGCAGCGCCGGTATTTCGTCGGGCGACGGCACCAGCGTGTTTGAGCAGGACAACATCGAGGTGCCGGCCGACTGGAGCCAGCTCGCCACCAACGTGGTGGCCAGCAAGTACTTCCGCGGCGCCATGGGCAGCCCTGAGCGCGAGTACTCGGCGAAGCAGCTCATCGACCGCGTGGTGCTCACCATCAAGGCGTGGGGCATGGAGGAGGGCTACTTCAACTCCAAGGACGAGGCCGAGGTGTTCGAGTACGAGCTCGCGCACCTGCTCGTCAACCAGATGGCCGCCTTCAACTCGCCGGTGTGGTTCAACGTCGGCATGCGCGAGAACCCCCAGTGCTCGGCCTGCTTCATCCTCTCGGTGGAAGACACCATGGATTCCATCCTTTCGTGGATCGGCAAGGAGGGCATCATCTTCAAGGGCGGGTCCGGATCGGGCATCAACCTGTCGGCCATCCGCTCGTCGAAGGAGCGCCTCTCGGGCGGCGGCGAGGCCTCGGGCCCGGTGTCGTTCATGCGCGGCGCCGACAGCTGCGCCGGCGCCATCAAGAGCGGCGGCACCACCCGCCGCGCGGCCAAGATGGTGATCCTCAACGTCGACCATCCCGACATCCGCGACTTCGTGGGCTGCAAGGCGGAGGAGGAGAAGAAGGCCTGGGCGCTTGGCGAGATGGGCTACGACATGGGCCTGAACGGCGAGGCCTGGAACAGCATCCAGTTCCAGAACGCCAACAACTCGGTGCGCATGACCGACGAGTTCATGTACGCCTACGAGGCCGGCGGCGACTGGCACACCACGGCCGTCACCACCGGTGAGGTCATCGAGACGGTGAAGGCCCGCGAGCTCATGAAGGAGATCGCGGAGGCCGCGTGGGTGTGCGGTGACCCCGGCATGCAGTTCGACACCACCATCAACCGCTGGCACACCTGCCCGGTGTCGGGTCGCATCAACGGCTCCAACCCGTGCTCGGAGTACATGCACCTGGATGACTCCGCGTGCAACCTGGCCTCGTTCAACCTCATGAAGTTCGTTGATGAGGACGGCGCGTTCCGCGTGGTCGACTTCCAGCAGGCGGTGGACGTGGTGATCACCGCCATGGACATCATCGTGGCGCGCTCCGGGTACCCCACCGAGCAGATCGGCATCAACGCCCGCAAGTACCGCCAGCTGGGCCTGGGCTACGCCAACCTGGGCGCGCTGCTCATGAGCCACGGCCTGCCGTACGACAGCGAGGACGGCCGCGAGTACGCCGCCGCCATCACGGCGCTGATGACCGGCCGTGCCTACGCCATGAGCACCCGACTTGCCGAGCGCATGGGCGCGTTCGAGGGCTATGAGCCCAACGCCAAGGCGATGAACGGCGTGATCCGCAGCCACCGCCGCGCCGCGCAGGACATCCCCGACGGCCGGGTGCGCGACGAGGCGGTGCTGGCCGCCGCGCGCGACGAGTGGGACACCGCCGTGGACCGCGGCGAGGTGTTCGGCTACCGCAACTCGCAGGCGTCGGTGCTGGCCCCCACGGGCACCATCGGCTTCATGATGGACTGCGACACCACGGGCGTCGAGCCCGACATCGCGCTGGTCAAGTACAAGCGCCTCGTGGGTGGCGGCGTCATCAAGATGGTCAACAACACCGTGCCGCAGGCCCTCGAGAAGCTGGGCTACCACGAGGAGGCCATCAAGCAGATCGTGGCCTTCATCGACGAGCACGAGACCATCGAGGGCGCCCCGGGGCTCAAGGACGAGCACCTGGCGGTGTTCGACTGCGCATTCACGCCGGCCAACGGCGTGCGCAGCATCCACTACCGCGGCCACATCAAGATGATGGGCGCTGTGCAGCCCTTCATCTCGGGCGCCATCAGCAAGACCGTCAACATGCCCAACGAGGCCACGCCCGAGGACATCGCCGCGGCCTACGTGCTGGCGTGGAAGGAGGGGGTCAAGGCCCTCGCCATCTACCGCGACGGCAGCAAGCGCACCCAGCCGCTGTCCACGGGCAAGGAGAGCCCCGCCGAGATGAAGGCGGCCAACGACGCCGCCGCCGCGCCGGCCAAGGTGAACCGCCGCCGCCTGCCCGACGAGCGCCAGGCCATCACGCACCACTTCCGCATCCTCGACCACGACGGCTACATCACCGTCGGCATGTACGAGGACGGCAGCCCGGGCGAGGTGTTCATGAAGATGGCCAAGCAGGGCTCCACCGTGAGCGGCCTCATGGACTCGCTGGCCATCTGCATGAGCCTTGCCCTGCAGCACGGGGTGCCGCTCAGCACGCTGGCCAACAAGCTCAGCCACATGCGGTTCGACCCCTCCGGCTTCACGGGCAACCCCGAGATCCCCAGCGCCAAGTCGATCGTCGACTACCTGGTGCGCTGGCTCTCGGCCAAGTTCCTCACCGAGGAGGAGAAGCGCTCGGTCGGGATCATCACCGAGAGCATGCGCGCCGAGCTCGAGGGCCAGGTGCCCGACGGCCAGGAGCCGGTGGCCATCGAGGGCAGCGCCCAGGGCGTGACCGTGGTGGAGACCGCCCCGGCCGAGCCCAGCCAGCCGAAGGCCCAGACCTCGCTCGACGTGGGCCTGGCCCAGAGCGCCGGCCTGTCGGTGCAGCTCGACCAGGACGGCGCCATCTGCGGATCGTGCGGCTGGACCATGGTGCGATCGGGCTCCTGCTACAAGTGCATGAACTGCGGGAGCACCTCGGGCTGCAGCTGA
- a CDS encoding alpha/beta fold hydrolase — protein MWHTTGAPRSGGAASSTSCKSSLFLTCRGSATYPARPMPSLPPAINLNFTAKGDGPLVVALHDVGRPAKDLQKALKPLLSDHRLLIPELRGHGGSPCPAGPWSIDDFASDVARLVAGEGGGAVMLGIGLGGATALALALGHPGLVSGLVLSGIGPRGEDSDGRDRWMLIARALRDRNRDEGQALVAEAMATRPDWRGALAQVDAPVAILAGSDDKAVPAQDQRELAIWLRAATFDVVEGAGHDMAKDGAPDLVAAVRRLAITEKAEAITA, from the coding sequence ATGTGGCACACGACCGGGGCGCCGCGGTCAGGCGGTGCGGCATCATCAACATCCTGCAAATCATCGCTTTTCTTGACTTGTCGCGGCTCGGCGACATACCCTGCCCGACCTATGCCATCGCTTCCGCCCGCAATCAATCTCAACTTCACCGCCAAGGGGGACGGCCCCTTGGTGGTGGCGCTCCACGACGTCGGCCGGCCGGCCAAGGACCTGCAGAAGGCCCTCAAGCCGCTGCTGAGCGACCACCGGCTGCTCATCCCCGAGCTGCGCGGCCACGGCGGCTCGCCATGCCCGGCGGGGCCGTGGAGCATCGACGACTTCGCGTCCGACGTCGCCCGCCTCGTGGCGGGTGAGGGCGGTGGGGCCGTGATGCTGGGCATCGGGCTGGGCGGCGCCACCGCGCTCGCCCTGGCGCTGGGCCACCCCGGCCTGGTGAGCGGCCTGGTGCTGTCGGGCATCGGCCCGCGCGGCGAGGACAGCGACGGGCGCGATCGCTGGATGCTCATCGCCCGCGCGCTTCGCGACCGCAACCGCGACGAGGGCCAGGCGCTGGTCGCCGAGGCCATGGCCACGCGTCCCGACTGGCGCGGGGCGCTGGCGCAGGTGGACGCCCCGGTGGCGATCCTCGCCGGCAGCGACGACAAGGCCGTGCCCGCCCAAGACCAGCGCGAGCTGGCGATCTGGCTGCGCGCCGCCACCTTCGACGTGGTGGAGGGGGCCGGGCACGACATGGCCAAGGACGGCGCCCCCGATCTGGTGGCCGCGGTGCGGCGCCTGGCCATCACCGAGAAGGCCGAGGCCATCACCGCGTAG
- a CDS encoding 2-keto-4-methylthiobutyrate aminotransferase has protein sequence MGAPGRAACPVLVGRGDRVGQPPGGRARGGLAQGRAIPGRNRIHRAVSHVVWLDGGLVPPGGAALPITDPGVRWGDGLFETMRAEHGRIPLLDRHLTRLMQSVAALGFDPAPSESDIRAALAECMAKVDAGVHRVRVTVTPHPTLLVEITPYEPNPAPGVTVTSLIGTWWPGEEIREHKTLSYAAHRLAHRRAVAAGTDHALLLDDAGRLGESDAANVFLVVGGTLLTPPVEGILGGVTRDLLLEVAVAEGIPIDVRHVAEAEWRDADEMFLSNGLVGLTPVLAVDGVPVRDGTPGPTSQRLQEAFARAGGWARAA, from the coding sequence ATGGGTGCCCCGGGGCGTGCCGCGTGCCCAGTACTGGTCGGGCGGGGCGATCGTGTGGGACAGCCACCCGGTGGCAGAGCGCGAGGAGGCCTGGCGCAAGGCCGCGCCATTCCTGGCCGCAATCGGATCCACCGCGCCGTGAGCCACGTGGTGTGGCTGGACGGCGGCCTGGTGCCGCCCGGCGGGGCGGCCCTGCCCATCACCGACCCGGGCGTGCGCTGGGGCGACGGCCTGTTCGAGACCATGCGCGCCGAGCACGGGCGCATACCGCTGCTTGACCGCCATCTGACGCGCCTGATGCAGTCGGTCGCCGCGCTGGGCTTCGACCCCGCGCCATCCGAGTCCGACATCCGCGCCGCGCTGGCCGAGTGCATGGCAAAGGTGGACGCGGGCGTGCACCGCGTGAGGGTGACAGTCACCCCCCACCCCACCCTGCTGGTGGAAATAACTCCATATGAGCCGAATCCGGCACCCGGGGTGACGGTCACCAGCCTCATCGGCACCTGGTGGCCGGGCGAGGAGATCCGCGAGCACAAGACTCTCTCGTACGCCGCGCACCGGCTGGCGCACCGGCGTGCGGTGGCGGCCGGCACCGACCATGCGCTGCTGCTGGACGACGCCGGACGCCTGGGCGAGTCGGATGCCGCCAACGTGTTCCTCGTGGTGGGCGGCACGCTGCTCACCCCGCCGGTGGAGGGGATCCTCGGCGGCGTCACCCGCGACCTGCTGCTCGAGGTCGCCGTGGCCGAGGGAATCCCCATCGACGTGCGACATGTCGCCGAGGCCGAGTGGCGCGACGCCGACGAGATGTTCCTGAGCAACGGCCTCGTGGGCCTCACCCCGGTGCTCGCCGTGGACGGCGTACCCGTGCGCGACGGCACCCCGGGCCCCACCAGCCAGCGCCTGCAGGAGGCCTTCGCCCGCGCGGGAGGCTGGGCCCGGGCCGCCTAG
- a CDS encoding alpha/beta fold hydrolase has translation MGTGARHRAERRAALVEPGEGGIGQPGHLDRAAGRRREAGHRGVRPQPAGRAALAAARTGGRAGQRPRGHARRGPAGHRGAALQPGRLDPAGDLLRRHRSRTRGVAAGAGAEPQRRPRAPGARGNRLGGPVATIVLLHPFPVDHRFWDDVTPALEAAGHEVLAPDLPGFGASPARPGWTMEEAADLLAPDIPPGSVVAGLSMGGYLAQAIVARHPDRVGRLVLADTRAEGETPEGVEARREAANALRRDGTAQFIPAFLTRALGPAPSDHAVARLTELASAQTADAMAEATIAISRRPDHTALLPRIAVPALVIVGEHDQVTPPPLATVLARGIPDARLAVIGGSGHMTALEQPREWAELVIEFIG, from the coding sequence ATGGGCACTGGCGCCCGTCATCGTGCTGAGCGCCGTGCTGCCCTGGTGGAGCCAGGAGAAGGTGGCATCGGGCAACCAGGCCATCTCGACCGGGCAGCCGGCCGTCGCCGAGAAGCGGGCCATCGAGGCGTCCGACCTCAACCCGCTGGCCGTGCAGCCCTGGCTGCTGCGCGCACGGGCGGCCGCGCTGGCCAGCGACCCCGTGGGCATGCGCGCCGCGGCCCGGCAGGCCACCGTGGTGCAGCCCTCCAACCCGGCCGCCTGGACCCTGCTGGCGATCTCCTACGGCGACACCGCAGCCGGACGCGCGGCGTGGCAGCAGGTGCTGGTGCTGAGCCCCAACGACGCCCGCGCGCGCCTGGCGCTCGAGGCAACCGACTAGGAGGACCCGTGGCCACCATCGTGCTGCTGCATCCGTTCCCCGTGGACCACCGCTTCTGGGACGACGTAACGCCCGCGCTCGAGGCGGCCGGGCACGAGGTGCTGGCCCCCGATCTGCCGGGCTTCGGTGCCAGCCCCGCCCGGCCGGGCTGGACCATGGAGGAGGCGGCCGACCTCCTGGCCCCGGACATCCCCCCGGGGTCGGTGGTGGCCGGGCTCTCGATGGGCGGCTACCTGGCGCAGGCCATCGTGGCGCGCCACCCCGATCGCGTTGGGCGGCTGGTGCTGGCCGACACCCGCGCCGAAGGCGAGACGCCCGAGGGGGTCGAGGCGCGGCGCGAGGCCGCCAACGCCCTACGACGCGACGGCACCGCGCAGTTCATCCCGGCGTTCCTCACGCGCGCGCTGGGCCCGGCGCCGTCCGATCACGCCGTGGCCAGGCTCACCGAGCTGGCATCGGCCCAGACCGCCGACGCCATGGCCGAGGCCACCATCGCCATCAGCCGGCGGCCCGACCACACCGCCCTCTTGCCGCGCATCGCCGTGCCCGCGCTGGTGATCGTGGGCGAGCACGACCAGGTGACCCCTCCGCCGCTCGCCACCGTGCTGGCGCGGGGAATCCCCGACGCCCGCTTGGCCGTGATCGGCGGATCCGGCCACATGACCGCCCTCGAGCAGCCCCGGGAGTGGGCCGAGCTGGTCATCGAGTTCATCGGCTAG
- the lepB gene encoding signal peptidase I, translated as MRKVIKDLILPVAVAVTLAFVIQASVAKPYEIPTNSMYPAIQGANSTGDRAPDRVIANRVIYKLRDVSRGDVVVFDPTAGARAACSEPGDVPFVKRVIGLPGDTVTVKQETISQSNPNPALRPGGTLAVRRVAEPNSFGPDGVREETLGEGDITNVTYVKKAGEAKAQPLIIESAITPDYEAGFPEVPADNLLVLGDNRPGSCDAHVWLERGAEFTPRSSVIGQAEIIYWPISRVRFLS; from the coding sequence ATGAGGAAGGTCATCAAGGACCTCATCCTGCCGGTGGCGGTGGCGGTCACGCTCGCGTTCGTGATCCAGGCGTCGGTGGCCAAGCCGTATGAGATCCCCACCAACTCCATGTACCCGGCCATCCAGGGCGCCAACTCCACCGGCGACCGCGCCCCCGACCGGGTCATTGCCAACCGCGTCATCTACAAGCTGCGCGATGTCTCGCGTGGCGACGTGGTGGTGTTCGACCCCACCGCGGGCGCTCGCGCCGCGTGCAGCGAGCCCGGTGACGTGCCGTTCGTCAAGCGGGTCATCGGCCTGCCGGGCGACACCGTGACGGTGAAGCAGGAGACCATCTCGCAGTCCAACCCCAACCCGGCGCTTCGCCCGGGCGGGACGCTGGCGGTGCGCCGCGTGGCCGAGCCCAACTCGTTCGGGCCCGACGGCGTGCGCGAGGAGACCCTCGGCGAGGGTGACATCACCAATGTCACCTACGTGAAGAAGGCCGGTGAGGCCAAGGCCCAGCCGCTCATCATCGAGTCGGCCATCACCCCCGACTACGAGGCCGGCTTCCCCGAGGTGCCGGCCGACAACCTGCTGGTGCTGGGCGACAACCGCCCGGGCTCATGCGACGCCCACGTATGGCTGGAGCGCGGCGCCGAGTTCACGCCGCGGTCCAGCGTGATCGGCCAGGCCGAGATCATCTACTGGCCCATCTCGCGGGTGCGCTTCCTCAGCTAG